The proteins below are encoded in one region of Saccopteryx leptura isolate mSacLep1 chromosome 1, mSacLep1_pri_phased_curated, whole genome shotgun sequence:
- the SLC39A14 gene encoding metal cation symporter ZIP14 isoform X1 — MRGVAGTDAGRGARARGVLARSQGQSWCCGRRRRCRYRPPERLACEWLAPPAEVPAGLFITMKPLHPAFPGCFLLTLLSLWTAAPETHAVSTGMPVISAASFLQDLMHHYGEGDSLTLQQLKALLNHLDVGVGQDNVSQPLQGQRNLSTCFSSGALFAAHNFSNQSRIGKSEFQSFCPTILQQLDSRACFSENQENEENEQTEEGRPSPLEVWGFGFLSVSLINLASLLGALVLPCMEKAFFSRVLTYFIALSIGTLLSNALFQLIPEAFGFSPDSYVSKSAVVFGGFYLFFFTEKILKMLLKQKNEHQHGHSHYASETLPSKKDQEEGVMEKLQNGDLDHMIPQHCSSELESKAPVMDEKVIVGSLSVQDLQASQSVCYWLKGVRYSDIGTLAWMITLSDGLHNFIDGLAIGASFTVSVFQGISTSVAILCEEFPHELGDFVILLNAGMSLQQALFFNFLSACCCYVGLAFGILAGSHFSANWIFALAGGMFLYISLADMFPEMNEVCQEDERQGSMLVPFVIQNLGLLTGFTIMLLLTMYSGQIQIG, encoded by the exons TTCCTGCAGGCTTGTTCATCACCATGAAGCCGCTGCACCCAGCCTTCCCTGGCTGCTTCCTGCTGACCCTGCTCAGCTTGTGGACAGCCGCTCCTGAGACTCATGCTGTATCCACGGGGATGCCAGTCATCAGTGCAGCCTCTTTCTTGCAAGACCTCATGCATCACTACGGGGAGGGCGACAGCCTCACCCTGCAGCAGCTGAAGGCCCTGCTCAACCACCTGGATGTGGGAGTGGGCCAGGATAATGTCAGCCAGCCCCTGCAGGGACAGAGGAACCTGTCCACG TGCTTCAGCTCCGGAGCCCTCTTTGCTGCCCACAACTTCAGCAACCAGTCCCGGATCGGGAAGAGTGAGTTCCAGAGCTTCTGCCCCACCATCCTGCAGCAGCTGGATTCCCGGGCTTGCTTCTCCGAGAACCAGGAGAACGAGGAGAACGAGCAGACAGAGGAGGGGCGGCCAAGCCCACTGGAAG TGTGGGGCTTTGGGTTCCTCAGCGTGTCCCTGATTAACCTGGCCTCTCTCCTGGGAGCCCTCGTCCTGCCGTGCATGGAGAAAGCATTTTTCAGCCGTGTGCTGACTTACTTCATCGCGCTGTCCATTGGAACGCTGCTCTCTAACGCGCTCTTCCAGCTCATCCCAGAG GCTTTCGGTTTCAGCCCCGATTCTTACGTCTCCAAGTCTGCTGTGGTGTTTGGGGGtttctaccttttctttttcacagagaAGATCTTGAAGATGCTCCTTAAGCAGAAGAATGAG CATCAGCACGGACATAGCCATTATGCCTCCGAGACGCTTCCTTCCAAGaaggaccaggaggagggggtgaTGGAGAAGCTGCAGAACGGAGACCTAGACCACATGATCCCTCAGCACTGCAGCAGCGAGCTGGAAAGCAAGGCCCCCGTGATGGACGAGAAGGTCATTGTGGGCTCGCTCTCTGTCCAG GACCTGCAGGCTTCCCAAAGTGTCTGTTACTGGCTGAAGGGTGTCCGCTACTCTGATATTGGCACTCTGGCCTGGATGATCACCCTGAGCGACGGCCTCCACAATTTCATTGACGGGCTGGCCATTGGCGCCTCCTTCACAGTGTCCGTTTTCCAAGGCATCAGCACCTCAGTGGCCATTCTCTGTGAGGAGTTCCCACATGAACTAG GAGACTTTGTCATCCTGCTCAATGCTGGCATGAGCCTCCAGCAAGCCCTCTTCTTCAACTTCCTTTCCGCCTGCTGCTGTTATGTGGGTCTGGCCTTTGGCATCCTGGCCGGCAGCCACTTCTCTGCCAACTGGATCTTTGCACTTGCCGGAGGAATGTTCTTGTATATTTCTCTGGCAGATATG TTCCCTGAGATGAATGAAGTTTGCCAGGAGGATGAGAGGCAGGGCAGCATGTTGGTCCCCTTTGTCATCCAGAACCTGGGCCTCTTGACTGGTTTCACCATCATGCTGCTTCTCACCATGTATTCAGGACAGATCCAGATTGGGTAG
- the SLC39A14 gene encoding metal cation symporter ZIP14 isoform X4 has protein sequence MCTVPAGLFITMKPLHPAFPGCFLLTLLSLWTAAPETHAVSTGMPVISAASFLQDLMHHYGEGDSLTLQQLKALLNHLDVGVGQDNVSQPLQGQRNLSTCFSSGALFAAHNFSNQSRIGKSEFQSFCPTILQQLDSRACFSENQENEENEQTEEGRPSPLEVWGFGFLSVSLINLASLLGALVLPCMEKAFFSRVLTYFIALSIGTLLSNALFQLIPEAFGFSPDSYVSKSAVVFGGFYLFFFTEKILKMLLKQKNEHQHGHSHYASETLPSKKDQEEGVMEKLQNGDLDHMIPQHCSSELESKAPVMDEKVIVGSLSVQDLQASQSVCYWLKGVRYSDIGTLAWMITLSDGLHNFIDGLAIGASFTVSVFQGISTSVAILCEEFPHELGDFVILLNAGMSLQQALFFNFLSACCCYVGLAFGILAGSHFSANWIFALAGGMFLYISLADMFPEMNEVCQEDERQGSMLVPFVIQNLGLLTGFTIMLLLTMYSGQIQIG, from the exons TTCCTGCAGGCTTGTTCATCACCATGAAGCCGCTGCACCCAGCCTTCCCTGGCTGCTTCCTGCTGACCCTGCTCAGCTTGTGGACAGCCGCTCCTGAGACTCATGCTGTATCCACGGGGATGCCAGTCATCAGTGCAGCCTCTTTCTTGCAAGACCTCATGCATCACTACGGGGAGGGCGACAGCCTCACCCTGCAGCAGCTGAAGGCCCTGCTCAACCACCTGGATGTGGGAGTGGGCCAGGATAATGTCAGCCAGCCCCTGCAGGGACAGAGGAACCTGTCCACG TGCTTCAGCTCCGGAGCCCTCTTTGCTGCCCACAACTTCAGCAACCAGTCCCGGATCGGGAAGAGTGAGTTCCAGAGCTTCTGCCCCACCATCCTGCAGCAGCTGGATTCCCGGGCTTGCTTCTCCGAGAACCAGGAGAACGAGGAGAACGAGCAGACAGAGGAGGGGCGGCCAAGCCCACTGGAAG TGTGGGGCTTTGGGTTCCTCAGCGTGTCCCTGATTAACCTGGCCTCTCTCCTGGGAGCCCTCGTCCTGCCGTGCATGGAGAAAGCATTTTTCAGCCGTGTGCTGACTTACTTCATCGCGCTGTCCATTGGAACGCTGCTCTCTAACGCGCTCTTCCAGCTCATCCCAGAG GCTTTCGGTTTCAGCCCCGATTCTTACGTCTCCAAGTCTGCTGTGGTGTTTGGGGGtttctaccttttctttttcacagagaAGATCTTGAAGATGCTCCTTAAGCAGAAGAATGAG CATCAGCACGGACATAGCCATTATGCCTCCGAGACGCTTCCTTCCAAGaaggaccaggaggagggggtgaTGGAGAAGCTGCAGAACGGAGACCTAGACCACATGATCCCTCAGCACTGCAGCAGCGAGCTGGAAAGCAAGGCCCCCGTGATGGACGAGAAGGTCATTGTGGGCTCGCTCTCTGTCCAG GACCTGCAGGCTTCCCAAAGTGTCTGTTACTGGCTGAAGGGTGTCCGCTACTCTGATATTGGCACTCTGGCCTGGATGATCACCCTGAGCGACGGCCTCCACAATTTCATTGACGGGCTGGCCATTGGCGCCTCCTTCACAGTGTCCGTTTTCCAAGGCATCAGCACCTCAGTGGCCATTCTCTGTGAGGAGTTCCCACATGAACTAG GAGACTTTGTCATCCTGCTCAATGCTGGCATGAGCCTCCAGCAAGCCCTCTTCTTCAACTTCCTTTCCGCCTGCTGCTGTTATGTGGGTCTGGCCTTTGGCATCCTGGCCGGCAGCCACTTCTCTGCCAACTGGATCTTTGCACTTGCCGGAGGAATGTTCTTGTATATTTCTCTGGCAGATATG TTCCCTGAGATGAATGAAGTTTGCCAGGAGGATGAGAGGCAGGGCAGCATGTTGGTCCCCTTTGTCATCCAGAACCTGGGCCTCTTGACTGGTTTCACCATCATGCTGCTTCTCACCATGTATTCAGGACAGATCCAGATTGGGTAG
- the SLC39A14 gene encoding metal cation symporter ZIP14 isoform X2 encodes MRGVAGTDAGRGARARGVLARSQGQSWCCGRRRRCRYRPPERLACEWLAPPAEVPAGLFITMKPLHPAFPGCFLLTLLSLWTAAPETHAVSTGMPVISAASFLQDLMHHYGEGDSLTLQQLKALLNHLDVGVGQDNVSQPLQGQRNLSTCFSSGALFAAHNFSNQSRIGKSEFQSFCPTILQQLDSRACFSENQENEENEQTEEGRPSPLEVWGYGLLCVTIISLCSLTGASVVPFMKKTFYKRLLLYFIALAIGTLSSNALFQLIPEAFGFSPDSYVSKSAVVFGGFYLFFFTEKILKMLLKQKNEHQHGHSHYASETLPSKKDQEEGVMEKLQNGDLDHMIPQHCSSELESKAPVMDEKVIVGSLSVQDLQASQSVCYWLKGVRYSDIGTLAWMITLSDGLHNFIDGLAIGASFTVSVFQGISTSVAILCEEFPHELGDFVILLNAGMSLQQALFFNFLSACCCYVGLAFGILAGSHFSANWIFALAGGMFLYISLADMFPEMNEVCQEDERQGSMLVPFVIQNLGLLTGFTIMLLLTMYSGQIQIG; translated from the exons TTCCTGCAGGCTTGTTCATCACCATGAAGCCGCTGCACCCAGCCTTCCCTGGCTGCTTCCTGCTGACCCTGCTCAGCTTGTGGACAGCCGCTCCTGAGACTCATGCTGTATCCACGGGGATGCCAGTCATCAGTGCAGCCTCTTTCTTGCAAGACCTCATGCATCACTACGGGGAGGGCGACAGCCTCACCCTGCAGCAGCTGAAGGCCCTGCTCAACCACCTGGATGTGGGAGTGGGCCAGGATAATGTCAGCCAGCCCCTGCAGGGACAGAGGAACCTGTCCACG TGCTTCAGCTCCGGAGCCCTCTTTGCTGCCCACAACTTCAGCAACCAGTCCCGGATCGGGAAGAGTGAGTTCCAGAGCTTCTGCCCCACCATCCTGCAGCAGCTGGATTCCCGGGCTTGCTTCTCCGAGAACCAGGAGAACGAGGAGAACGAGCAGACAGAGGAGGGGCGGCCAAGCCCACTGGAAG TGTGGGGCTATGGTCTCCTCTGCGTGACCATcatctccctctgctccctcacGGGGGCCAGCGTGGTGCCCTTCATGAAGAAGACCTTTTACAAGAGACTGCTGCTCTACTTCATAGCTCTGGCGATTGGCACCCTTTCCTCCAACGCCCTCTTCCAGCTCATTCCCGAG GCTTTCGGTTTCAGCCCCGATTCTTACGTCTCCAAGTCTGCTGTGGTGTTTGGGGGtttctaccttttctttttcacagagaAGATCTTGAAGATGCTCCTTAAGCAGAAGAATGAG CATCAGCACGGACATAGCCATTATGCCTCCGAGACGCTTCCTTCCAAGaaggaccaggaggagggggtgaTGGAGAAGCTGCAGAACGGAGACCTAGACCACATGATCCCTCAGCACTGCAGCAGCGAGCTGGAAAGCAAGGCCCCCGTGATGGACGAGAAGGTCATTGTGGGCTCGCTCTCTGTCCAG GACCTGCAGGCTTCCCAAAGTGTCTGTTACTGGCTGAAGGGTGTCCGCTACTCTGATATTGGCACTCTGGCCTGGATGATCACCCTGAGCGACGGCCTCCACAATTTCATTGACGGGCTGGCCATTGGCGCCTCCTTCACAGTGTCCGTTTTCCAAGGCATCAGCACCTCAGTGGCCATTCTCTGTGAGGAGTTCCCACATGAACTAG GAGACTTTGTCATCCTGCTCAATGCTGGCATGAGCCTCCAGCAAGCCCTCTTCTTCAACTTCCTTTCCGCCTGCTGCTGTTATGTGGGTCTGGCCTTTGGCATCCTGGCCGGCAGCCACTTCTCTGCCAACTGGATCTTTGCACTTGCCGGAGGAATGTTCTTGTATATTTCTCTGGCAGATATG TTCCCTGAGATGAATGAAGTTTGCCAGGAGGATGAGAGGCAGGGCAGCATGTTGGTCCCCTTTGTCATCCAGAACCTGGGCCTCTTGACTGGTTTCACCATCATGCTGCTTCTCACCATGTATTCAGGACAGATCCAGATTGGGTAG
- the SLC39A14 gene encoding metal cation symporter ZIP14 isoform X3 — protein sequence MVLLLTPYKKGTWFWEDITRPATTGESSCSAPVFPAGLFITMKPLHPAFPGCFLLTLLSLWTAAPETHAVSTGMPVISAASFLQDLMHHYGEGDSLTLQQLKALLNHLDVGVGQDNVSQPLQGQRNLSTCFSSGALFAAHNFSNQSRIGKSEFQSFCPTILQQLDSRACFSENQENEENEQTEEGRPSPLEVWGFGFLSVSLINLASLLGALVLPCMEKAFFSRVLTYFIALSIGTLLSNALFQLIPEAFGFSPDSYVSKSAVVFGGFYLFFFTEKILKMLLKQKNEHQHGHSHYASETLPSKKDQEEGVMEKLQNGDLDHMIPQHCSSELESKAPVMDEKVIVGSLSVQDLQASQSVCYWLKGVRYSDIGTLAWMITLSDGLHNFIDGLAIGASFTVSVFQGISTSVAILCEEFPHELGDFVILLNAGMSLQQALFFNFLSACCCYVGLAFGILAGSHFSANWIFALAGGMFLYISLADMFPEMNEVCQEDERQGSMLVPFVIQNLGLLTGFTIMLLLTMYSGQIQIG from the exons TTCCTGCAGGCTTGTTCATCACCATGAAGCCGCTGCACCCAGCCTTCCCTGGCTGCTTCCTGCTGACCCTGCTCAGCTTGTGGACAGCCGCTCCTGAGACTCATGCTGTATCCACGGGGATGCCAGTCATCAGTGCAGCCTCTTTCTTGCAAGACCTCATGCATCACTACGGGGAGGGCGACAGCCTCACCCTGCAGCAGCTGAAGGCCCTGCTCAACCACCTGGATGTGGGAGTGGGCCAGGATAATGTCAGCCAGCCCCTGCAGGGACAGAGGAACCTGTCCACG TGCTTCAGCTCCGGAGCCCTCTTTGCTGCCCACAACTTCAGCAACCAGTCCCGGATCGGGAAGAGTGAGTTCCAGAGCTTCTGCCCCACCATCCTGCAGCAGCTGGATTCCCGGGCTTGCTTCTCCGAGAACCAGGAGAACGAGGAGAACGAGCAGACAGAGGAGGGGCGGCCAAGCCCACTGGAAG TGTGGGGCTTTGGGTTCCTCAGCGTGTCCCTGATTAACCTGGCCTCTCTCCTGGGAGCCCTCGTCCTGCCGTGCATGGAGAAAGCATTTTTCAGCCGTGTGCTGACTTACTTCATCGCGCTGTCCATTGGAACGCTGCTCTCTAACGCGCTCTTCCAGCTCATCCCAGAG GCTTTCGGTTTCAGCCCCGATTCTTACGTCTCCAAGTCTGCTGTGGTGTTTGGGGGtttctaccttttctttttcacagagaAGATCTTGAAGATGCTCCTTAAGCAGAAGAATGAG CATCAGCACGGACATAGCCATTATGCCTCCGAGACGCTTCCTTCCAAGaaggaccaggaggagggggtgaTGGAGAAGCTGCAGAACGGAGACCTAGACCACATGATCCCTCAGCACTGCAGCAGCGAGCTGGAAAGCAAGGCCCCCGTGATGGACGAGAAGGTCATTGTGGGCTCGCTCTCTGTCCAG GACCTGCAGGCTTCCCAAAGTGTCTGTTACTGGCTGAAGGGTGTCCGCTACTCTGATATTGGCACTCTGGCCTGGATGATCACCCTGAGCGACGGCCTCCACAATTTCATTGACGGGCTGGCCATTGGCGCCTCCTTCACAGTGTCCGTTTTCCAAGGCATCAGCACCTCAGTGGCCATTCTCTGTGAGGAGTTCCCACATGAACTAG GAGACTTTGTCATCCTGCTCAATGCTGGCATGAGCCTCCAGCAAGCCCTCTTCTTCAACTTCCTTTCCGCCTGCTGCTGTTATGTGGGTCTGGCCTTTGGCATCCTGGCCGGCAGCCACTTCTCTGCCAACTGGATCTTTGCACTTGCCGGAGGAATGTTCTTGTATATTTCTCTGGCAGATATG TTCCCTGAGATGAATGAAGTTTGCCAGGAGGATGAGAGGCAGGGCAGCATGTTGGTCCCCTTTGTCATCCAGAACCTGGGCCTCTTGACTGGTTTCACCATCATGCTGCTTCTCACCATGTATTCAGGACAGATCCAGATTGGGTAG
- the SLC39A14 gene encoding metal cation symporter ZIP14 isoform X5, translated as MKPLHPAFPGCFLLTLLSLWTAAPETHAVSTGMPVISAASFLQDLMHHYGEGDSLTLQQLKALLNHLDVGVGQDNVSQPLQGQRNLSTCFSSGALFAAHNFSNQSRIGKSEFQSFCPTILQQLDSRACFSENQENEENEQTEEGRPSPLEVWGFGFLSVSLINLASLLGALVLPCMEKAFFSRVLTYFIALSIGTLLSNALFQLIPEAFGFSPDSYVSKSAVVFGGFYLFFFTEKILKMLLKQKNEHQHGHSHYASETLPSKKDQEEGVMEKLQNGDLDHMIPQHCSSELESKAPVMDEKVIVGSLSVQDLQASQSVCYWLKGVRYSDIGTLAWMITLSDGLHNFIDGLAIGASFTVSVFQGISTSVAILCEEFPHELGDFVILLNAGMSLQQALFFNFLSACCCYVGLAFGILAGSHFSANWIFALAGGMFLYISLADMFPEMNEVCQEDERQGSMLVPFVIQNLGLLTGFTIMLLLTMYSGQIQIG; from the exons ATGAAGCCGCTGCACCCAGCCTTCCCTGGCTGCTTCCTGCTGACCCTGCTCAGCTTGTGGACAGCCGCTCCTGAGACTCATGCTGTATCCACGGGGATGCCAGTCATCAGTGCAGCCTCTTTCTTGCAAGACCTCATGCATCACTACGGGGAGGGCGACAGCCTCACCCTGCAGCAGCTGAAGGCCCTGCTCAACCACCTGGATGTGGGAGTGGGCCAGGATAATGTCAGCCAGCCCCTGCAGGGACAGAGGAACCTGTCCACG TGCTTCAGCTCCGGAGCCCTCTTTGCTGCCCACAACTTCAGCAACCAGTCCCGGATCGGGAAGAGTGAGTTCCAGAGCTTCTGCCCCACCATCCTGCAGCAGCTGGATTCCCGGGCTTGCTTCTCCGAGAACCAGGAGAACGAGGAGAACGAGCAGACAGAGGAGGGGCGGCCAAGCCCACTGGAAG TGTGGGGCTTTGGGTTCCTCAGCGTGTCCCTGATTAACCTGGCCTCTCTCCTGGGAGCCCTCGTCCTGCCGTGCATGGAGAAAGCATTTTTCAGCCGTGTGCTGACTTACTTCATCGCGCTGTCCATTGGAACGCTGCTCTCTAACGCGCTCTTCCAGCTCATCCCAGAG GCTTTCGGTTTCAGCCCCGATTCTTACGTCTCCAAGTCTGCTGTGGTGTTTGGGGGtttctaccttttctttttcacagagaAGATCTTGAAGATGCTCCTTAAGCAGAAGAATGAG CATCAGCACGGACATAGCCATTATGCCTCCGAGACGCTTCCTTCCAAGaaggaccaggaggagggggtgaTGGAGAAGCTGCAGAACGGAGACCTAGACCACATGATCCCTCAGCACTGCAGCAGCGAGCTGGAAAGCAAGGCCCCCGTGATGGACGAGAAGGTCATTGTGGGCTCGCTCTCTGTCCAG GACCTGCAGGCTTCCCAAAGTGTCTGTTACTGGCTGAAGGGTGTCCGCTACTCTGATATTGGCACTCTGGCCTGGATGATCACCCTGAGCGACGGCCTCCACAATTTCATTGACGGGCTGGCCATTGGCGCCTCCTTCACAGTGTCCGTTTTCCAAGGCATCAGCACCTCAGTGGCCATTCTCTGTGAGGAGTTCCCACATGAACTAG GAGACTTTGTCATCCTGCTCAATGCTGGCATGAGCCTCCAGCAAGCCCTCTTCTTCAACTTCCTTTCCGCCTGCTGCTGTTATGTGGGTCTGGCCTTTGGCATCCTGGCCGGCAGCCACTTCTCTGCCAACTGGATCTTTGCACTTGCCGGAGGAATGTTCTTGTATATTTCTCTGGCAGATATG TTCCCTGAGATGAATGAAGTTTGCCAGGAGGATGAGAGGCAGGGCAGCATGTTGGTCCCCTTTGTCATCCAGAACCTGGGCCTCTTGACTGGTTTCACCATCATGCTGCTTCTCACCATGTATTCAGGACAGATCCAGATTGGGTAG